One window of the Chryseobacterium camelliae genome contains the following:
- a CDS encoding endonuclease, whose translation MKKLLLCIVAGGLAYAQAPSGYYSSANGLSGASLKTALSSIITNGHQDKGYSGLWTGYKTTDIDKNYENDGSILDIYSEKPNGADPYKYTPGTNQCGTYSVEGNCYNREHLVPQSLFNEASPMVSDIHFIRATDGKVNGMRSNYPFGKVGTATFTSKNGSKLGNSTSSGYSGTVFEPIDEFKGDIARMIFYFVTRYQSKLSSFSSGNMLGSSAYPGLQTWELNVLLAWHNQDPVSQAEINRNNASYNFQGNRNPFIDNPDYVNKIWGSGSSGGGSTGGGTPSTSTCVSETFETIPSSDASTYATRNWSNGGMTWTATDARTDQTISSKAITIRNGSVQSGTSANGIGSLTVTTQLKFSGSTGTLDVQVNGTKVGTVPYSSNAVTTTLSNINISGNVSVNLVNTGSGNRVAVDNLSWTCYSGTSRQSMMTSSKDQAADSQTLRIYPNPVTGQEISVKGNTANINKAEIYDSRGKLIQTIEKPFREGSTIRIKKLEQGVYMLRLGETVLKFIVQ comes from the coding sequence ATGAAAAAATTACTATTGTGTATCGTTGCGGGAGGACTGGCGTATGCGCAGGCCCCTTCAGGATACTACAGTTCGGCCAACGGCCTTTCGGGGGCTTCGCTGAAAACGGCGTTAAGCAGCATCATTACCAACGGGCATCAGGATAAAGGCTACAGCGGACTCTGGACCGGCTACAAAACGACGGATATTGACAAAAATTACGAAAATGACGGTTCTATCCTGGATATCTATTCAGAAAAACCGAACGGAGCGGACCCGTATAAATACACTCCCGGCACCAACCAGTGCGGCACCTATTCGGTGGAGGGCAACTGCTACAACCGGGAACATCTTGTACCGCAGAGTCTATTTAATGAAGCTTCACCCATGGTCTCTGACATCCATTTTATCCGGGCTACGGACGGGAAAGTGAACGGTATGAGAAGCAACTATCCTTTCGGGAAAGTAGGAACCGCTACATTTACTTCAAAAAACGGTTCTAAACTGGGGAACAGCACTTCTTCAGGCTATTCAGGAACTGTATTTGAGCCTATCGATGAGTTCAAAGGGGATATTGCCCGAATGATCTTTTACTTCGTAACGCGGTACCAGAGCAAGCTATCATCGTTCTCTTCCGGAAATATGCTGGGAAGTTCAGCGTATCCGGGATTACAGACGTGGGAATTGAATGTGCTGCTGGCCTGGCATAACCAGGACCCGGTGTCACAGGCTGAAATCAACAGGAATAACGCTTCGTATAATTTCCAGGGAAACCGGAATCCGTTTATAGACAATCCGGACTATGTAAATAAGATCTGGGGATCCGGATCATCAGGAGGCGGTTCTACCGGAGGAGGTACGCCTTCAACCAGTACCTGTGTGTCTGAAACGTTCGAAACCATTCCTTCATCTGATGCTTCTACCTATGCCACCAGAAACTGGAGCAACGGCGGTATGACGTGGACGGCCACCGATGCCAGAACAGATCAGACGATCTCCAGTAAAGCTATTACCATCAGAAACGGATCGGTTCAGTCCGGAACTTCTGCCAACGGAATAGGCTCGCTTACCGTAACCACGCAGCTTAAATTTTCAGGAAGCACAGGAACGCTTGACGTTCAGGTAAACGGAACCAAAGTAGGAACGGTTCCGTACAGCAGCAATGCGGTAACCACCACTCTCAGCAATATCAATATTTCCGGAAATGTTTCCGTAAACCTGGTGAATACGGGCTCCGGCAACAGGGTCGCCGTTGATAACCTGAGCTGGACGTGCTATTCGGGAACTTCCAGACAAAGCATGATGACTTCCAGCAAGGATCAGGCAGCAGACTCCCAGACACTCCGTATCTATCCGAACCCTGTTACAGGTCAGGAAATCTCGGTAAAAGGCAATACCGCAAATATCAACAAAGCTGAAATTTACGATTCCCGTGGAAAACTTATTCAGACGATTGAAAAACCGTTCAGGGAAGGCAGCACGATCAGGATTAAAAAGCTTGAACAGGGCGTATATATGCTCAGATTAGGCGAAACTGTCCTGAAGTTTATCGTTCAGTAA
- a CDS encoding DUF2752 domain-containing protein, with amino-acid sequence MKIEDFMLPCPTKKFFGFECFGCGAQRAMVMVFEGRFSEAFHMFPAVYTLLLFIGTVVLNFTDRKRNYGNVLIFLAIINSVVMVFSYFYKHFFQYMNI; translated from the coding sequence ATGAAAATTGAAGACTTCATGCTGCCCTGTCCCACCAAAAAGTTTTTCGGTTTCGAATGCTTCGGTTGCGGTGCACAGCGGGCCATGGTAATGGTTTTTGAGGGAAGGTTTTCAGAGGCGTTCCATATGTTTCCGGCAGTATATACGCTGTTGCTTTTTATAGGGACTGTGGTGCTTAATTTTACAGACCGCAAAAGAAATTATGGGAACGTGCTCATCTTTCTGGCTATTATCAATTCAGTAGTCATGGTATTTTCTTATTTTTATAAACATTTTTTTCAGTATATGAACATTTAA
- the tnpA gene encoding IS200/IS605 family transposase: MPFIKIYIHLVFSTKNRIPFFNTSAVRVKVWKHIKENASEKGIYVDMVNGFSDHCHCLISLGSNQNIEKVVQLIKGESSFWINKNELTREKFAWQDEYFAVSVSESMVELVRNYIRNQEIHHTKQTFEQEYLRFKEKYGF; this comes from the coding sequence ATGCCTTTTATTAAAATTTACATCCATCTTGTTTTTTCGACGAAAAACAGAATTCCGTTTTTCAATACTTCAGCAGTAAGGGTCAAAGTCTGGAAACACATTAAAGAAAATGCTTCGGAAAAAGGAATTTATGTGGATATGGTTAATGGATTTTCTGATCATTGCCATTGCTTAATTTCATTGGGCTCAAATCAGAATATAGAAAAAGTTGTTCAGTTGATCAAAGGGGAGTCTTCTTTCTGGATCAATAAAAATGAACTGACCCGGGAGAAATTTGCCTGGCAGGATGAATATTTTGCCGTTTCCGTTTCCGAATCTATGGTTGAACTGGTACGGAATTACATCAGAAATCAGGAAATCCACCATACAAAACAGACTTTTGAACAAGAATACCTTAGGTTTAAGGAGAAATACGGTTTTTGA
- a CDS encoding CCA tRNA nucleotidyltransferase → MFINLNQNKNLKLFKIISEVAHRNSQSVYIVGGYVRDLLMKRKASTDIDFVTEQSGIELAEKVAAEIDPKMKVSVFKTYGTAMIRYKDLELEFVGARKESYHEDSRKPEVEGGTLEDDQKRRDFTINAMAISLNKENFGALIDPFNGVGDLEDQILRTPLEPSQTYSDDPLRMMRAIRFASTLQFRIETDSLDAIQQEAERIRIVSMERIMVEFNKIMLSAKPSVGLGLMEETGLLKLVIPELIALKGIEEVEGQTHKDNFYHTLEVVDNISIHTDNLWLRWAALLHDIGKAPTKKFVEGTGWTFHGHEFLGSKMVKALFQRLKLPLGNDMKYVQKMVKLSSRPIALVTDDASDSALRRLLFDAGEDLEDLFTLCKADITTKNSRKQDRFKKNFEYVAVKIKEVEEKDQVRNFQPPISGEEIMEMFNLKPGREIGILKEKVKEAILEGEISNEKEDARNFVIAEAGKLGLSVVSS, encoded by the coding sequence ATGTTCATCAACCTCAATCAGAATAAAAACCTTAAACTGTTTAAAATCATTTCCGAAGTCGCCCACCGCAACAGCCAGTCGGTGTACATCGTCGGCGGCTATGTCCGCGACCTACTCATGAAAAGGAAAGCCTCTACGGATATTGATTTTGTTACCGAACAAAGCGGGATTGAGCTGGCTGAAAAAGTAGCTGCGGAAATTGATCCCAAAATGAAAGTTTCCGTTTTTAAAACGTACGGAACCGCTATGATCCGGTATAAAGACCTGGAGCTGGAATTCGTAGGGGCCAGGAAAGAAAGCTACCACGAAGACAGCCGGAAACCGGAAGTGGAGGGCGGTACCCTGGAAGACGACCAGAAAAGGCGGGATTTTACCATCAATGCCATGGCGATCTCTTTGAATAAAGAGAATTTCGGAGCGTTGATCGATCCGTTCAACGGAGTTGGGGATCTGGAAGATCAAATCCTGAGGACACCGCTGGAGCCTTCGCAGACGTATTCCGATGATCCGCTCAGGATGATGCGGGCGATACGGTTTGCCTCCACGCTTCAGTTCCGGATTGAAACGGATTCACTGGATGCGATACAGCAGGAAGCCGAAAGGATCAGGATCGTTTCCATGGAAAGGATCATGGTGGAATTCAATAAAATCATGCTTTCCGCAAAGCCGTCTGTCGGGTTGGGATTAATGGAGGAAACCGGTCTCCTGAAGCTGGTTATCCCCGAACTGATTGCCCTGAAAGGCATCGAAGAAGTGGAAGGACAGACCCACAAAGACAATTTTTACCATACCCTGGAAGTGGTAGACAATATCTCCATCCATACAGATAACCTCTGGCTGCGCTGGGCTGCCCTGCTGCACGACATCGGTAAAGCGCCTACCAAAAAATTCGTTGAAGGAACGGGATGGACATTCCACGGCCACGAATTTTTAGGCTCAAAGATGGTGAAAGCCCTGTTTCAGCGCCTGAAACTGCCGCTGGGAAACGACATGAAATATGTCCAGAAAATGGTGAAGCTTTCCTCAAGGCCTATTGCTTTGGTTACCGATGACGCTTCCGATTCAGCACTCAGGAGGCTGCTGTTCGACGCCGGCGAAGACCTGGAAGATTTGTTCACCCTGTGCAAAGCCGATATCACAACCAAAAACTCCCGGAAGCAGGACCGCTTCAAAAAGAATTTCGAGTATGTTGCGGTAAAGATCAAAGAGGTGGAGGAAAAAGACCAGGTGAGGAATTTTCAGCCGCCTATTTCGGGAGAGGAAATCATGGAAATGTTCAATCTTAAACCGGGACGTGAAATCGGGATCTTGAAAGAAAAAGTCAAGGAAGCCATCCTGGAAGGCGAAATTTCCAACGAAAAGGAAGACGCCAGAAACTTTGTGATTGCAGAAGCCGGAAAACTGGGGCTTTCTGTGGTGTCATCCTAA
- a CDS encoding GNAT family N-acetyltransferase, with amino-acid sequence MTRKATLQDIGQLSELFDQYRIFYHKTSDVPAAEQFLTERIENGDSKIFVAEIEERLVGFVQLYPLFSSTRMKRYWLLNDLFVNESYRGKGFSKELIEQAKEIAQSTDACGILLETGKSNDIGNKLYPSCGFELYDEVNFYEWTNYRD; translated from the coding sequence ATGACAAGAAAAGCAACCCTTCAGGATATCGGGCAGCTGTCTGAATTATTCGATCAGTACAGGATTTTTTACCATAAAACTTCAGATGTTCCGGCGGCTGAACAGTTTTTAACTGAAAGAATCGAAAACGGAGATTCCAAAATTTTTGTTGCTGAAATCGAAGAGAGACTGGTCGGTTTTGTGCAGCTTTATCCTTTGTTTTCTTCTACCAGAATGAAGCGTTACTGGCTACTGAACGATTTATTTGTTAATGAAAGTTACCGTGGAAAGGGATTTTCAAAAGAACTGATTGAACAGGCAAAAGAAATAGCACAATCAACGGATGCCTGCGGAATTCTTCTGGAAACCGGAAAATCCAACGACATCGGAAACAAACTATATCCCAGCTGCGGCTTTGAACTTTATGATGAAGTCAATTTTTACGAATGGACAAATTATAGAGATTAA
- a CDS encoding DUF4136 domain-containing protein: MKKYIFILLAATLGLTSCSPFNVRSDYAETANFNTYKTYKLRIDDLKLNDIDKDRVLNELSRQLQSKGLTSGENPDLIINVKANHKKVTDINTTSPYGMWGWGGPFGWGVGMNRTWSSNYNEGALIVDLIDARTNKLVWQGIGSGISVDSPRAKQRQIPEIMAEIMAKYPPQRK, from the coding sequence ATGAAGAAATATATTTTTATTCTGCTTGCTGCAACTCTGGGTTTAACATCCTGCAGCCCTTTTAATGTACGATCAGATTACGCTGAAACCGCCAACTTCAATACGTACAAAACCTACAAGCTGCGTATTGACGACCTTAAGCTGAATGATATCGATAAAGACCGCGTGCTGAATGAACTTTCAAGACAGCTTCAGAGCAAAGGCCTTACTTCCGGCGAAAACCCTGACCTGATCATCAATGTAAAAGCCAACCATAAAAAAGTTACCGATATCAACACCACGTCTCCTTACGGTATGTGGGGATGGGGCGGACCTTTCGGATGGGGAGTAGGGATGAACAGAACCTGGTCCAGCAATTATAATGAAGGTGCATTAATCGTTGACCTCATTGATGCCAGAACCAACAAGCTGGTATGGCAGGGCATCGGAAGCGGTATTTCCGTGGATTCTCCGAGAGCGAAACAGAGACAGATCCCTGAAATTATGGCGGAGATCATGGCGAAATATCCTCCTCAGCGAAAATAG
- a CDS encoding DUF5522 domain-containing protein — protein sequence MAHFDIKEHEDFYYNEQGYKVFTEKFHLKRGYCCKSGCRHCPYGYDKKTDTFIKNDKKIK from the coding sequence ATGGCCCATTTCGATATCAAAGAGCATGAAGACTTTTACTACAATGAGCAGGGATACAAGGTTTTTACGGAAAAGTTTCATCTGAAAAGAGGATATTGCTGTAAAAGCGGCTGTAGGCACTGTCCTTACGGATACGATAAAAAGACCGATACATTTATTAAAAACGATAAAAAAATTAAATAA
- a CDS encoding CCC motif membrane protein — translation MDQQKLPNATAVLVLGILSIVTCCCYGLPGIVAGIIGLVLYKKDNALYMQNPGMYSNYNNLNTGRILSIIGIVLSVLAIIYFIFVFVLIGADALSDPELMQERIRELQGR, via the coding sequence ATGGACCAACAGAAATTACCCAATGCAACGGCAGTGCTCGTTTTAGGGATTTTATCAATCGTTACCTGCTGCTGCTACGGCCTTCCCGGAATTGTAGCCGGAATCATCGGGCTCGTGCTGTACAAAAAAGACAATGCCCTGTACATGCAGAATCCGGGGATGTATTCCAATTATAATAACCTGAATACCGGAAGGATATTGAGTATTATAGGAATCGTACTGAGCGTTCTCGCTATCATTTATTTTATTTTCGTTTTCGTCTTAATCGGAGCGGATGCCCTTTCGGATCCGGAACTGATGCAGGAGAGAATAAGAGAGCTTCAAGGGAGATAA
- a CDS encoding DinB family protein: MTDFQKYIQRYLDWVPSGDWVKELQTSGEKTVALYSKLSEEQSHFAYAEGKWTLKELLLHISDTERIFQYRILAIGRGDKNELPGFDEELYASQSFANERHLDSLLEEYQLLRKSSQILLETMKTSALNTVGTANGNQISAETIGKLIIGHNLHHLNIIEERYLPNL; this comes from the coding sequence ATGACAGATTTTCAAAAATATATCCAACGCTATTTAGACTGGGTTCCATCTGGTGACTGGGTGAAAGAATTACAAACATCCGGTGAAAAAACTGTTGCCCTCTATTCAAAGCTTTCGGAAGAGCAATCCCATTTTGCCTATGCCGAAGGAAAATGGACGTTGAAAGAACTGCTTTTACATATTTCCGACACCGAAAGAATTTTCCAGTACCGCATTTTGGCCATTGGTAGAGGTGACAAAAATGAATTGCCGGGCTTTGATGAAGAGCTTTACGCCAGTCAGTCATTCGCTAATGAAAGGCATTTGGATTCCCTGCTTGAAGAATACCAATTGCTTAGGAAATCCTCCCAAATTTTACTTGAAACGATGAAAACTTCAGCTTTGAACACTGTCGGAACTGCCAATGGAAACCAGATTTCTGCTGAAACCATCGGCAAACTGATCATCGGTCATAACCTTCATCATTTGAATATTATTGAGGAGCGGTATTTGCCGAATCTGTGA
- the cdd gene encoding cytidine deaminase, whose protein sequence is MKKETHIRYEYFKDRSALNGMEQQLLDKAREARAKAYAPYSNFLVGCAVLLENGEIHTGSNQENAAFPSGLCAERTAIFWISANFPDVRVKKIFVVGGPRISQEAHPPIPPCGGCRQSLMEYETKQQENIELYFASMNDEVYKVDAIKDLLPFYFDGTFL, encoded by the coding sequence ATGAAAAAAGAAACCCATATCCGCTATGAATATTTTAAGGACAGGAGCGCGCTGAACGGCATGGAACAGCAACTGCTGGACAAAGCCAGAGAGGCCCGCGCAAAAGCCTATGCTCCTTATTCCAACTTCCTGGTAGGCTGCGCCGTGCTTCTGGAGAACGGGGAAATCCATACCGGCAGCAATCAGGAAAATGCGGCGTTTCCTTCGGGCCTCTGTGCAGAAAGGACGGCCATATTCTGGATTTCCGCTAATTTTCCGGATGTCCGGGTAAAAAAAATATTTGTGGTGGGCGGACCCAGGATCTCCCAGGAAGCGCATCCGCCAATTCCGCCGTGCGGAGGCTGCCGCCAGAGCCTGATGGAGTACGAAACCAAGCAGCAGGAAAACATTGAGCTCTACTTCGCCAGCATGAATGATGAAGTGTATAAAGTAGATGCCATCAAAGACCTTTTGCCTTTTTACTTTGACGGGACATTTTTGTAA
- a CDS encoding L-threonylcarbamoyladenylate synthase, translated as MENIINILKSGGTILYPTDTIWGIGCDATNTEAVNKIFDIKKREKNKSMIILVESEKRLQDLVDVPEMAWEIIDLSEKPVTIVYENPRGLPEELLAEDGSIGIRLVKNDFCKKLITKLNRPLVSTSANFSGDKSPMKFSDISPEIISLVDYAVEEDREKVSAYSGSSVIKIWSDNRIKVLRE; from the coding sequence ATGGAAAACATCATCAACATACTGAAATCCGGAGGAACCATCCTGTATCCTACCGATACCATCTGGGGAATCGGCTGTGATGCTACAAATACAGAAGCCGTCAATAAAATCTTTGATATTAAAAAGAGGGAAAAGAACAAATCCATGATCATTCTGGTAGAATCTGAAAAAAGACTCCAGGACCTGGTGGATGTTCCTGAAATGGCCTGGGAAATCATTGACCTGAGCGAAAAGCCCGTTACCATCGTGTATGAAAACCCGAGAGGGTTGCCTGAAGAGTTGCTCGCTGAAGATGGAAGCATCGGGATCCGGCTGGTGAAAAATGATTTCTGCAAAAAGCTGATCACCAAACTGAACCGCCCGCTCGTTTCCACTTCTGCCAATTTCAGCGGGGATAAAAGCCCGATGAAATTTTCGGATATTTCCCCGGAAATCATCAGCCTGGTAGACTACGCTGTGGAAGAAGACCGTGAAAAAGTATCCGCCTATTCAGGTTCTTCCGTCATCAAAATCTGGAGCGATAACAGGATCAAAGTTCTTCGCGAGTAA
- the namA gene encoding NADPH dehydrogenase NamA yields MLYTPIKFRNVELKNRWVMSPMCMYSCEEGLANDFHFVHYGSRAQGGTGLLIVEATGVEPRGRITNHCMGIWNDEQAECLKRIVEFVHFYSESKIGIQLAHSGRKGSTWNNVQIPLEEGWETIAPSSIPYHPSERIPHALTKEEIREQVQYFKEAARRAVFAGFDVIEIHAAHGYLVHQFLSPLSNIRTDEYGGSFENRIRFLLEIVDAVNEELNQDVALFVRISGTEYAENGWDVEDSTRLAAELKKHSVDLVDVSSGGNIHGAKIPVHQGYQVPFSSEVRNGADVQTAAVGLITEVDQAEQILQNGEADLIFIAREILRNPYTAVHGAFEKKESCFFPHQYARAKISS; encoded by the coding sequence ATGTTGTATACACCTATCAAATTCAGAAATGTAGAGCTGAAAAACCGCTGGGTCATGTCGCCGATGTGCATGTATTCCTGTGAAGAGGGCCTGGCGAACGATTTTCATTTTGTCCATTACGGAAGCAGGGCACAGGGCGGAACCGGCCTCCTGATCGTGGAAGCCACGGGAGTGGAGCCGCGGGGAAGGATTACCAACCACTGCATGGGCATCTGGAATGACGAACAGGCAGAATGCTTGAAGAGGATCGTTGAGTTCGTGCATTTTTACTCCGAAAGCAAAATCGGGATTCAGCTGGCGCATTCCGGCAGGAAAGGATCTACCTGGAACAATGTGCAGATCCCGCTTGAGGAAGGCTGGGAGACCATTGCGCCGAGTTCCATTCCCTATCATCCGTCCGAAAGGATTCCGCATGCACTTACCAAAGAAGAGATCCGGGAACAGGTACAATATTTTAAAGAAGCCGCAAGAAGAGCTGTCTTCGCAGGATTTGATGTTATTGAAATCCACGCGGCACACGGATACCTGGTTCACCAGTTCCTGTCACCGTTATCCAATATCAGGACTGATGAATACGGAGGAAGCTTTGAGAACCGCATCCGTTTCTTACTCGAAATCGTAGACGCTGTTAACGAGGAACTCAATCAGGATGTAGCCTTATTTGTCAGGATTTCCGGGACTGAATATGCCGAGAACGGATGGGATGTGGAAGACAGCACCCGATTGGCCGCAGAACTTAAAAAGCATTCCGTAGACCTTGTTGACGTATCCAGCGGCGGGAATATCCATGGAGCTAAAATTCCTGTGCATCAGGGGTACCAGGTGCCTTTTTCTTCAGAAGTAAGGAACGGAGCAGACGTACAGACCGCAGCTGTCGGCCTTATTACGGAGGTGGACCAGGCAGAGCAAATACTTCAGAACGGTGAAGCAGACCTCATTTTCATTGCGAGGGAAATTCTGAGGAACCCTTATACCGCTGTTCACGGCGCTTTTGAAAAAAAAGAAAGCTGTTTCTTCCCGCATCAGTATGCCAGAGCTAAAATTTCTTCTTAA
- a CDS encoding TonB-dependent receptor plug domain-containing protein, with amino-acid sequence MNIKKSLALAFSAYGCFLFGQEKIIDTVYIFDSQMNKVKRFHQVNTISPEDVKKNSTNLSELLRFQSPVYIKENGRGAVSSPSFRGTSAGHTAVVWNGININSNFLGQADLNNIPLFGYDRLEVKSGGGSVQYGSSAIGGSIHLNDQLEFGKGFQGSLYSEAASFGTYINFAKAGFSNDRFSFKASAHYSISQNDYEVKEKEYINRNGRYYNTTFNIGTSYKLSSHHIISWQSQMFDASQRYPIFVENGNKTKYNAQTLRSLVAWDFRQSTFTNSLKAAYTEDNFQYFGDIDQPKTSGADGKNYIIKNDLNYFITPKINVNAIGEFQVNTAEGYQSGLGSIRRNMGSVAGLLRYFPTEDLRFEAGVKKDFVEDITSPVLFSFSGKWTAVKWYSTGMNVSRNFRIPSFNDLYWKQGGNTNLVPETSLNVDMDHEFRFGSLKLTLSPYFMHIKNYINWLPTPYGYWAVFNTYRVDSYGLESQVTYEKQFGKHGLKLNGGYTYARSINKQTDKQMVYVPIHKAVASIDYRYDFLRVYVQGLFNGLTYTTTDEKKADALDPYFVLNAGFSGTLNKKYTLGLKVNNITDTVYETVSYYPMPKRNYSIYATINF; translated from the coding sequence ATGAATATAAAAAAGTCTTTAGCACTGGCCTTTTCGGCGTACGGATGTTTTCTTTTCGGACAGGAAAAGATCATTGATACTGTGTATATTTTCGACAGCCAGATGAATAAGGTCAAGCGTTTTCATCAGGTGAATACGATCAGTCCGGAAGACGTTAAGAAAAACAGCACCAACCTTTCTGAACTGCTGCGTTTCCAGTCTCCCGTTTACATCAAAGAAAACGGCCGCGGCGCAGTTTCTTCCCCCTCTTTCCGGGGAACGAGTGCAGGCCATACCGCCGTGGTTTGGAACGGCATCAACATCAATTCCAATTTCCTGGGTCAGGCAGACCTCAACAACATCCCTCTTTTCGGGTATGACCGGCTGGAAGTAAAATCCGGCGGCGGAAGCGTGCAGTACGGAAGCTCAGCCATAGGCGGAAGCATCCACCTGAACGACCAGCTGGAATTCGGGAAAGGATTTCAGGGAAGCCTGTATTCGGAAGCAGCCTCCTTCGGGACGTACATTAATTTTGCGAAAGCAGGGTTCAGCAATGACCGTTTCAGCTTTAAGGCATCTGCCCATTACTCCATCAGCCAGAATGATTATGAGGTAAAGGAAAAAGAATATATCAACCGCAACGGAAGGTATTATAATACCACCTTCAACATCGGGACTTCGTATAAATTAAGCAGCCACCACATTATTTCCTGGCAAAGCCAGATGTTTGACGCATCCCAGCGCTATCCTATTTTTGTGGAAAACGGCAACAAAACAAAATACAACGCGCAGACTTTGCGGAGCCTTGTTGCATGGGATTTCCGTCAAAGCACCTTTACCAACAGCCTGAAAGCAGCTTATACAGAGGATAATTTCCAGTATTTCGGAGATATAGACCAACCGAAGACCAGCGGTGCAGACGGAAAAAACTACATCATTAAAAATGATCTCAATTATTTCATAACACCGAAGATCAACGTGAATGCCATTGGGGAATTCCAGGTGAATACGGCGGAAGGATACCAGTCGGGCCTCGGCAGCATCAGAAGGAATATGGGTTCTGTGGCAGGGCTGTTGCGCTACTTCCCTACTGAAGACCTTCGTTTTGAAGCCGGTGTTAAAAAAGATTTTGTAGAGGATATCACTTCTCCCGTCCTGTTTTCATTTTCAGGAAAATGGACTGCTGTGAAATGGTACAGCACCGGCATGAATGTTTCAAGGAACTTCAGGATCCCTTCTTTTAATGACCTATACTGGAAACAGGGCGGAAACACGAATCTTGTCCCGGAAACTTCGCTGAATGTGGATATGGACCATGAATTCAGGTTCGGAAGTTTAAAACTTACCCTGAGTCCGTATTTTATGCATATCAAAAACTACATCAACTGGCTGCCGACTCCTTACGGCTACTGGGCTGTCTTCAATACCTACAGGGTAGATTCATACGGACTGGAATCACAGGTTACCTATGAAAAGCAGTTCGGAAAGCATGGATTAAAGCTGAACGGAGGATATACCTATGCCAGGTCCATCAACAAGCAGACGGACAAGCAGATGGTGTATGTTCCGATCCACAAAGCCGTAGCCAGCATCGATTACCGTTACGATTTTCTCAGAGTATATGTCCAGGGACTGTTCAACGGGCTTACCTATACCACGACAGATGAAAAGAAAGCCGATGCACTGGATCCGTATTTTGTCCTTAACGCAGGGTTTTCAGGAACTCTGAACAAAAAATATACACTAGGGCTGAAGGTAAACAATATTACTGATACAGTTTACGAAACGGTATCTTATTACCCCATGCCTAAAAGGAATTACAGTATTTACGCAACCATTAATTTTTAA